The following coding sequences lie in one Methylotuvimicrobium alcaliphilum 20Z genomic window:
- a CDS encoding thioredoxin family protein, producing the protein MAATESNMMPLGTRAPDFKLPDTVTGTSKTLQELKGEKGTVILFMCNHCPYVLHVKDQLIAIAKQYAQQGISTIAISANDIINYPQDAPDKMHTMMREWGNPFAAYLYDESQSVAKAYQAACTPDIYVFDAALSCVYRGRLDGSTPKNDVPLTGSDLRAALDNLLAGKSIDSQQIPSIGCNIKWKD; encoded by the coding sequence ATGGCAGCGACCGAATCTAATATGATGCCTTTAGGAACCCGTGCGCCGGATTTCAAATTACCCGATACCGTGACCGGAACGAGTAAAACGCTTCAAGAATTGAAAGGAGAAAAAGGTACGGTGATTCTCTTCATGTGTAATCATTGCCCTTATGTTCTGCATGTCAAAGATCAATTGATCGCTATTGCCAAGCAATATGCGCAACAAGGCATTAGCACGATTGCAATTAGCGCCAATGACATTATCAATTATCCGCAGGACGCGCCGGATAAAATGCACACAATGATGCGAGAATGGGGTAACCCTTTCGCCGCTTATCTTTACGATGAAAGCCAGTCTGTTGCAAAAGCTTATCAAGCCGCTTGTACGCCGGATATCTATGTATTCGATGCAGCCCTATCTTGTGTTTATCGCGGGCGCTTGGACGGATCGACCCCTAAAAACGATGTACCGCTGACCGGCAGCGATTTACGCGCGGCATTGGATAATTTACTGGCTGGAAAGTCTATCGATTCGCAGCAAATTCCGAGTATAGGCTGCAATATTAAATGGAAAGATTAA